The sequence TGGAAGTTATAAATTAACTTTTAGTTAGTGAAAGTCTTGCAAACAGCTAGCAcaagttatcatttttattttttctattattttcattGTGATTACTGCATTATGCTTCCTTgttgaaaaatatcaatacaaaataTTCTTTATAGGTTGGAACATTTCCATTATTAAATTCCTTCAAAAGCTTCCATACCATTGTAAACATTATCCGTGTTCCTGGTATTGCCGAGTTTCTCATAGTTACTAGTTCCGGTAGCCGCTTCTTGTGTTTCATATGTATGACGAATATCCTCGTTATAATATGTGGGCATCTCGATTGTTTTCTTCGAATCTTGCTGCGATTTTAACTTCTTTGCTACATACCTGTTGTAAAAGGTATACATTGATTGCCTTTTGGATTTGAAAAATGCTTTGCACACTTAAACACACTTTGAAATATTATGGTTATTCATAAAGCATGCAAATTTTGTATTAATTTAGATAAAATCCAATCATATTTAAATGTAATCCATATTTAATTCAAATAGATCAGTACTGAGAACAGTGTTAGGTAAAAACTAACTAAATGCAACGTATCGATATGCTGAAAATATGAATGTAAAATatgcaaatgcaaaatatttgacAGTGTTATTTAAACAATTACACGAAAAGCACATAAAAATGGTCAGGTATTTACACTCTTAAACAGGTACGTGGAATTTGGGCCGATTTTGGCCCCCAACAAAATGATGACAAAGTATGTGCCATATTTACCGCAATGCATGTATTTGccaaaaataattataagaatCTGCAAGGACCATTATTTATGGAACATTTTATGTTTGCGTTATATGCCGCTGTAAAAGACGGCATTAGCGTAACTTGGTGTAGGAAAGATGGCATGATTTAAGTAAGAGGTTTATTTTAAATAGCAATGTAAACATAAGGCTACTCAAAACAATGCATAAACCGATAACAGAATTGCCACAGAAGGGGCCTGACTAAGGGAAATAAGTCGTTGGAATCTTATAAGCCCTTAAAAGCTATCTTATTGTTTTATTCTTGCAAGCGTTCCaaattacatgaacatgttacaCATGGGTAATAAATATAGACGAAACTATTGCATGTACTTTACTGTAAAGGGACTGAACTCCAGATTTCgactaaaaattatttttctttaaaaatgaagtatggtcgtattatgaacattagaacatgacttgtttctaaactatttaaaatataaatcaataaGAAAAAATACGTCTGTGTTGGGAATCGAAGCAAGGTTGGCTCGGCAATAAAACACTTTCCTACCATCTTGACAACTACACTAAGGAGAAATTAGTATTTAACTACCGTTTACATAAAGCTtttgaattaatatatatattaaggcaTTTTACCTTTAATGCCCCATGACAAAGGCTTTTCAATTTCGAATGTAAAAGTTGGTAAGAACAATTAATTCTCATTTGTTTCAAAAACATAGAATTCATTTCAAAACCTACTTAaggaataatatatatatgaatcacattttaaaaggatatcttaaaattttattttatctttgttgTCGTACAACCTTTAAATCGGACGTATTTCTAATTATTCATCTGTGGATGGGCACAAACATGTTTTTGATATTCTAAATATACCTTGTTTTGAATTCCGTTTTTAAGTGTCAGTAGTTTACCTTCTCCTAATTTGGAATAGTGTCACTGTAATAACTGCAACGACTACAGAAGTTCCTAATCCCGAAAAGAAACCTTCAACGAAATTGCTTTTGCAGACAACATTTTCTTTGCAATCACACTGTGTAGATACTTGTTTTTGAGTTGTTGTTGAtgctgtgatataaatgttggttttaaagcatttttatcaTCTCTTGTgctaaacatttttatatttaatagaaaacaaaacaatattaatgaatatggtaataaaataaaattaaataatataataaaatattataataaataaaataaatatattatccaATGATCGTTAATATCTTCTTCAAAAAATAAgcttatttcatttctttaaaataaacataCCTGTACAGacatttttaaacattgattGATGATTAAAAATATTATGCTTTTACACAATTCATCTGTATAGCCTATTGACGTCTGTTGAATTATACATAATTCCTAACTGTAGGAATTCACTCGACATGAAtgaactttttgaaataaattgtattttcgtTTGTTTATACTATAATTACCTTCAGAAAACATCGTTGTTTTGCTTGTAGCTTTATCAACAAATATAGCGTATTGGAGTCTGTTGAATTATACATAATTCCTAAGGGTAGGATTTCACTCGACATGAATAAACTTTTTGAAatgaattgtatttttgtttataatatagTTACCTTTAGACACTATCGTCGTTTTCCTTGTAAATGTTATATCGCATTTGTCTCCGCTGTATCCGTCCTTACATCCATGTTTACATGTCCCGTTGTTTCGCTCGCAAATCGAAGTTAAACCGTTATCAATACAACCGTTAGAGCAAGACTGGTCACAATCAGGACCCCAGAAATTGTGTTCACatccatttaaacaatatccatCAACTAGTCTACACCTCTGTTTACCTTTTTCTGTTATACATGACGGATTGCAAGCCGTATTACAATTTACAGTGTGAAAGTCACCTTTGCACTGTTGACAAATGCCACTATTACTTTTGTCGCATGTTAAACATTTATCTGAACACTTTCCAGAACATCTTTCACCAGTCCATCCAGCATTGCAACTTCCTAAGCATATTCCATCGTCATTACAATAAGAGGAACATTCTTGAGAACAACTTGTTGTATTTAGTATGCATGTTTTGCCATTAAATCTGTATCCTTCAGGGCAATCTGCGCACACTAAAGCGCCATCATGTACTTCGCACTTATTGCAATTTTGAATAGCACAATAATTTAAACAGTTAGATCCTAATGAACAACTTACACAATgaacaaacatattttcatttgaatGAAACTGATACAAATGAAAACCGTCATTGCAAACTTGACATGTCCTTACGTTATTACAATTTCTACAATCTGTCGGACATATTTGACATATTGATTCAGTCTCAGTTTTGTACTCGAAATATCCTTGTTTACATCCGTGCGTGCATCTACGTAAATCACAAAGATCATCCGTACAGATACTACAGTAATGTTCACACTGAGGGCCGTACAGCCCAGGTTTACATTGAACGCAATAGCCAGTGTCATTATGGCATTCTTTATTATAACAATTATTACTACAGGTAAACTGGCACTGGTTGTCTGAACCCCATTTACCTGGTTTGCACGAAGTACAGTAATCGTATCCGTTACAACTAGTGCAGTCTTTTGGACATGGAGAACAGAAACCATTGGATAAATAATATGACGATTCACATTTTAAGCATGTTGAACCGGAACAGGAATTGCAGCCAGCAGAACATTCTACAGATAGATTTGACatcattttaaaaatgctatCCATAAAGTAAATCCACCCAATACATGTGCACATGAATATGGTTTCATTTTTGTGTCTTAAAGTATAAATAGCAAGAATGAGTTTAGCAATAATAACATTATAGATACCTGCATTACGAAACGCAcaacctttaaaaaatattttaaattctctctctctctctctctctctctctctctctctctctgtctgtctgtctgtctgtctgtcttatCCTCCAGACTTATGCATTAGATTAAATTGATCTCGCAAACAGCCAAACAAAACTTGTACAGTGACATACCAAGTTGTTAACTGATATGTTTTCAAGCCTACTTAAGAATTGTGTGTGGCAGTTAACTGGTAAGCGAGATATTTAAATTAACCATAACCTTATAGTATGTCATTGCATCTGGAGAAAAGAAATGTACGCAGAAATGTAAGTATATTATTATGAAAAGGATATGCAACAAGTCTTGAATTGTCAAAAAATGACATTACGATTGTATGAAGTCAAAACATTCTAGGAATTTCGCTCGGTTGCTAGTCTAATGCTCTAatctgagccaaagagtcgactctGAGCAGTTGTCAGGGACTGGCTTTAAACGTGCAGGCGGTGCGTAAGCGACTGTGCGACTTCCCATCTTCAAAGACGTCGTCGTTTATGATGACGTGTAAGCCATTTTAACATAGAAAGTGCCATTGTCGGCACGAGATAAGTCCGTATCCCGGACTTGATTTTCATGTCTATTCTGTAACTAATAATCAGTCTCTCCGGTGGAAATCCTGTTGTCTTTTACTGACGAAGTTGGACTTTTGTCGtttcatattgataaatgttctCGCATGCATTATTGTATCTTGTAATGAAACTAATTTATGCCACGcaattcataattttgtttttcatttgtattgttttagAATTAAAAGCAACTGGTATTTTTGAACAGTGTatactatttaaaattttatatatttttttttctcgcatTTGGTAATATTCTGCAGtgttttatttacagtttatGAGTTTACAAATATGAAAAAGGTTAGGAATACAGCTATTTTGTCTATGATTTGTAGATCAAGGCAGTTGACCCTTTATGATaatcggcaaattacgtattTTCCATCTGCGCTTTCGGCCTTCTccggattttacagaaagttacGTGCGCGTTCAACTACATTCACGTCcgttacgggtccattaccttaaaaacGGTGTCCAGATTATTGTTATTTGTAGCAAATGTAAACTCACCAGTCATTACAACATCTGTGAAAAGTGCCAGGAGTAATACCAGTTGTCTTGCGTCAAGTGCCATTTTGAAGTATTTACTCACAACCTGAAAGTCTAAAGAGTTTCAAATAATGCAGTTTGTACACTCGTCTGCAACATTTATCAGATCAAATTCAGTAATTATATACACTAGGTGAAATACCTTGTATATATAGAAGTGTACAGGTAAACATCAGTATTCGTATACTTCCAGTTTAGAATCTcgtttatatgtaataaaatctttgaaaagatcTTTCGATATATAGAACGCAGTCAAGCAGCACAACAATAGAGTCAGTTTGATTGTAAATTTGTTCGGCAACTGCTAACAACTTGTTTTCTAAAATGGTTATAGTTCATTTTTTAGTAACCTCAGGTAATTTAAATAGATTTAAGCATTTACTTACAGGTTTATTAGTATTTATTTACCTAAATGTTTTAATAAGAAATATTAACGTTCTTTTAaagcattataattatattttgttcctGCCTCAGCTAGCTCACTATTGTGTAATTTTAGATAAAGCATATGcgacttttattttaaaacttgcaCTGTAAACAAGTTTCAGTTTAGTTTATGATCatgtttaaattattcttttGAAAAACATTCATGTGTGCATAGCATTTTAAACTGTGAGATAATATTTATACTTTAGTATCTAATCTAAAACAAAGAAAAGGAACTATTTCCCAACGATAATATGAATTtgcaaacataattataaataagTCTAAATAAAAGATAGGGAATTCGACTGTTTGTAACTtgtaaaaatctaaatatttcaagtttccCTACCATTATCAAAACAGCTcattataaaacatacaatacaTCCTctgtgaaaaatacaaaaaatacactgGTTATGTTGTTTCAAGTTCCATTTTCTAGCATTTAActaacaatttaaaagtttaaagggACCAGATAATGGACTTTGAAACTAGATAACGAATATCAATCATAATCCTTTCAAAATGACTTCGTATAGTTTCTGTTTAGCATCTCGTTCATATGTAATTATCAGAACAACGAATATTTAAAAGAGTGACAACAgttcatttttaaatgttatgtcaATAAGGTTTAATTGATTACAAAGCGTTCTTACAGTATTACGAAATTTGAATAGCATAATGGATATGTCTGAATGTTTTAATAACGcataaaatattagaaatattaacATGTTTTTAACGTAAAGCAGTAATGTTATGTTCCTACCTGAGCTAGGTCCATATTATATTATGTAAGTCACGCCTAAATAATCTGTTCTTAAATAGTAAAGTGCTTCAATTATTTGATAAACAAGTTTACCGTATTTCAAACTTCCTTTTTAAATGCATACAAGTGTGTATAATATAATCGATTTTTCTGTAATAGGTCTGCTTGAAAGAACAAGGTAtaaatttctcatttttaaacaagtaAATGCATAGAATAGATATCCCCTGCGAAACGGGTGTCACagacaaaacataatcaaatggCAATAATTATTAGTGTGGTGTGAACGGCAGAAACAGACTACATTGACAAaaaacttatttcacttaaaaattTTAGTTTGAGTTTACATTCGCACCACGTGCATAGGGTAATTCTATTATTTCATCGTAATTATATTTTCCAGCAACCTGTCCGCAGTGGAAAAAATGTACAtaagaagttttatgaaaatttgtataaAGTCTTACTTGGCCAAAAATGCTATGTAGACCATATTAGTATTGCCGTTTGTGATTCTGgtgtaagaaacattttattatttaatttctgaatctttttttcctttatttagtAACACTTAATGCCCTGAAAATTTCTTGAACAACGTATCCAATGTATTTTAGGATGTACGTCATTATTCTGATATTTCTATGACACCATTTTTTCCTTGATAAAAAGAGAAGGAAGCCACTGAAAGTTTTTGAATTTTGGTATGTGCCACAAGtcattaataaattaataaattaattgtacacacaatattatttcttttcacTAGGGCCATGGTTAGTTGTATCTTGTTTTGGAAATAGAAATAACTAAACTGCAGAAATAATCTGGTACAATTTGATAAGCGATATTATTACATGATCTATTATGGTCAAATGAGTAATGTCCTTAAATAGCGCATGTACTTCactaaataaaaaatcaaagtacAATTCAACAAGGTTAGCTGCAAAGTATACCAAGGACAGATTACTCTCAGGCTTTAAGGTAACTGATAACCCGGATTGAAAAGTGCGTTTCTGTTACAACATCCTAATAATATACAAATGAGTAAAATTTTGTGCGGAAGATTTCTGTATTATAAGTATATTTTTAGAAATCTAATGATTTTTGTCATCaattatttattagaaaaaacaTTTCTCCACTAACTAATGTATCATTTCAAACTCAGACTGACCTCATATTTGTTTAATTCTGTGAGACATTGCATGCATTTTCAAGTGATTACAAAGCAACATCCCCGTCTTGCTGAAGTCGTTTTTGCGCTTTCGCATCATGGGTAGTAACCCATGACAATCTAATCAATTACAGATATATCTCCATCTGTCTGAGCAATTTAAATCTGAATTTCCTATATTCAGGTATAGTATCAGATATTCGCAGGTGATTCTATTCAGGTATTAGACCGTTTTCAATTATAGTACTTACCTCTGATTCTTCTGATTCATGCGTACGTGTGACTGTTCCATGTAAACATTTGTTTAATGGGTACACTTTGAACACTTTCATATTTCACTCACAGTTTGACTTATGTGCACCCAGTCAGTTGGTATGTGCACACATAATTTTAGCGTGCACTTTGTTAGTATAAAAGCTACTGTTAGCTTTATTCAAGGACCCCAGACTTAAAATTTACGAGCTACAACTTTTTTGGTCATTATTCTACTTcctcattttaaaataaatatttcaaggttTTGATTTCACATAAAAACAGATCTTTAGACACAAAGGTAAGATTCTTAGAAACTGTTTTTATCATGTAACTGTAAAATTCAATACCGAGGTTTCTTGGCAGACATATAtcaattttaaaggtttttgccGACTTGTTTGCTTCTCACAAAAAGTGATTTGCTGATATTCTTTGCATTTGTCATTCAATAGCAGTATTTTATATGTCTTGTTCCAATTTTAGTTAAGGTTTAAAAAACGTAATTCAATTTActgctttaaatttatttaaatacaaaacaaactaaAGATGAAATCTAAAACTTACCTTAGCCTTGTCAGGGTCATTATGAAATcactttttattgaaaatatctaAATAGAATGTCACAGTAAAATGAGCATGTTTAAAAATGCCGTGTCGGTACAATAATCTATATAATGGACGAAATAACAAAGAATTCTTTTTCGATATTAGATAAATGTTATGTCTAAACAAAACTATTGTATAGACTAAAAAAACATAATGTCATCTTGGCAAGGTTTAAAAGggtttataattatatacaagtCATTACCTTATGTGCGCAATTCTATCACTGTCTGTACACTGCGAGTAGTGTATGATATAATATACATCAAAGTTAGTTCTGAACGTTCggatcatttttttctacaatatagaattcGATCAAagcctgatttttcaaaatttcagaatatatttataaaatttggaaaaataacagggtcttgtgcttgatttttgcaagattgatTTGAAAGATTTGGACCATAAACGCGAGTTTTCATAATGAGCATCTATGTGAAAATCACATTTTCTTTCGCTAATAGAAATTTCCCTACTATGTACAAATTAATGAAACGTCTTatagtcgtaaataaacatatggtatGTAATATGATGAAATAAGATGTGAAGGTCCGTTTGTTTTTAATGAGATACTGGCCCATAATTAAAGAGATCAGAACATTTCACGCCGATTTGGAGACATTATTTGGAACTGTTTAAATGGTCAAACGTTTTGATATTATCTTTTATCATTAGAAAGATAGTAATGTTGCCGTTTTGATTTTTTCGCCTACCGAGTCTAGGCCttattctacgttatccagataaatgacgttacgccattacttccggttaatcaaacgtACAGAACTTCCTTACGTAGATCACATAGTTACACATATCACAATCTTTCATTGTATTTATACACTTTTGCAAGAATAGTTAATAGGAACAATGAACAATACTTGgtgataatttatttaatatgaaTGCCAATTTTCTCAGGTCTATGTTTTATTTCGAAGTATGATGCGTGATATGTTAAACAATAGTGgatctaatttcattttattagatttaaaacattttctgatgtcattATGTgtatcaacattaaattttaagtaGAGATAGCATGTaaacttttaaatctttaaaataacaGGCACAGGGAAAAGATGTGATTAAACGAAATACTATTGAAAAGAATTGTACTAAAGCTATTTTTTAATTAcattatcttcatgaatattaattgataACTGATCTTTTCTTAACAAAATGCTTTAATAAACCAGTTTATGTcagaatattttgaaagtttttattaacTTGCTACTAATTTATGAATCAATCAACACAAAGCAAATAAATGTCTCTGGTGACAGAATAACATCTGCAGATTATTGGCAATCTTTTTAACAATGCTGCCAGTGAATCCCTTTGGGACCaaactttgtatatatattttggaTTTAGTCAAACACACcagtaaactttaaaataattggAGATTTTACTGTTAAGTATAGTTGTTGATATGAATGAagctgacatatatatttaaatattattcacTGCCAGAAGTGAAATTTTAGATGACATACGTTTTTGAGAAAATAAACAACCAGATACTTATGCCAAACTCTTGTACTAGTAGTCACTGATGTCAACTACTTTAAAAACTGCAataacattttatacatcgaaaaCTATTACCTCTTCTGGCCTGACCCACTCGAAATTGAGCTCTTTAGGTCAGGCCAGGTTGGGCCAGGCAAGGTCAGAAATTAAAAGAAGCCCGTATGACAAAATTGATAACCATTGTATATATCTAAACGAAAGCGAGTTGTTCTTACTgttgaacattaaaaaaagaacacGACGATTATAGGCAATGGTGATGTAAATCTTAGTCGTCGTCCGCTCGCGTTACTTTCGTACATATTTCAAGGTGGTTGAAATAGATTACGTATAATAGCAAGTGTTTCGTAACACTTCAgacatttaacatttaactttcATCGAACTCGCACGTTAAGTATTTAAACGCCTTTATTTGGTATGaagaattttacattttatttagaaTTCAGCTTTaagtaaaatgataataaattgcTTTCATTTGCacaatatttttacttaaaaggaaaaattattctcattgtatttttatatggtaaataaacaattcattttacatGCATGTTTAGGCAGCATGTTATTAGTCGTAAAATTAAGTcggtttttaatttcaagtcgtTTGTCAATTCGTTTAATTATCATATAATTTTTAGTAATTATAACAAATTAAgacaagaaaaaatgttttattttgagaaTGAAGGGGAATGAACCTAGACAAGAAGCAGGTAATTTCACGTATAATTAAAGAGAAGACCACTccaatatatatgatatacaaaatgGTATGTTTAGACACATGAATGATACACTAATATATGAATTGGTAATTATTTCAGATAAAACATGGACGGTTACCAGGGACAAAGTAATCCTAGTTCTACGTCAGGaaactttgcaaaagaaattcTATCGAgttaaaaaagtaaacattttgaaGCAAACACCTATGCCAACGGCCTAACTGGCAGCCAAGGCATCGAGGGTAAATATTGCGGTGGACGGTCTGGTAGACATCAGTTCTGTGCAGGTTTCGACGTCAGTCATTCAACAAATGGGACCAGTGATGTTGGTGCTACGGCTGGATATAGATATAACTTCAAATAAATGAAAGGCAGGAACAGATAATACACAAAGAAAAAAGAAcgacatataaaaatgttttgaaggCATATTACATATAAGATTTACTTTCTACGTTAGTGTAACTTCTGCTTCAAGTATTTCATAACAGTCATCTTCTCTTCAAAAAGTGTTTCTCGTTGTTCAAAAATGCTTCTCGTTTCGTCAGCAAGGATAAAGTACACGTAGGATCCATAAGTTTCCCGTACAagtcattttctgatatcataaaCCAACAGGTTACGGGCCTCCGCTTGAATTAAATTACATCGCTGCAAATATCCATTTTGCAAACGCAGTTTTGAAGTGAAAACTGGAAATAACCGTTGTTTGTCGTAAAAATCATAACATTTTGCTGTCTGCATTATCTTCAGATTTACTGTTTATATGTTGTTTTTATACATGATCATTCCTCATTCTTTCATTGATTCATTTTGTTGTCATCATTGAATTATAAACGGTCTGAATAGAATTTGAAGTGAAAACTCGAactcattgttttctttttatggaAATCATAACATTTTGCTGTCTGTGTGTGCCTTTCAGACCCCTGAATAGAACACAAATTTCCCAAATTATATGATATGAAGGGAGACATTTATAGATGAATTATCAGATATGTTTCTGGACATAACTCCGTTTTTCGTTTATAATTTGCTTAGAAcgtttttgacaaaaatgaagaTTTAAACTCTCAACAGCATCCTAGTGCTCACATTGGGACATTAAACGAATATTTTTCTCCGTATGGAAAACCAGTTACCGGAAAGGTATCTTGAGAATGATTTATTGCTACAGTGAGATTAAAACATTTTACGTTTCTCTAATAATCCTTCTAACAATGCGCATAAAACATAACCAGTTacgaaagataataggtaagggtagatttctcggaagcacagagcaccgtaaacacagcctcagagcaaAGGAAGTCTATCAGCTGTCATTCAAATTTCGTCATACACGAATACTTGAGAAGTCAATTATCTTATAAAAAATTCTTCTCGAATCAGAAATTTATGGTTTAAAGTATGCAGATAAATATTATGCGTATTAACTAAAACAAggtaaataatatgaaatgaaacacaaaaacaaagaagAACAGAAATGCTTATTATTTTCGGATTCCACAGAAGTTTCTTTAaacataataaacaaaaatatcttcTATATTAAATAACGTATAGCAGATAACGACCAATGGAAGAAACAAGTTTGTTTAACATTTGACATAAGCTctaaatcttttaaaatcaaaCTAGCCCATGGCTGAAAAGAAAGGTTACAATATTATTTAGTAGATGTGATAAACTTAATCATGTAACTAAAAGTTCCTTTGAAAgcaatatttcattgttttatttttcataacgTTTAAAATTACTTGTACTTGTTACACATGTTGaataataaagacaaatatttaacTTGTATTTCTTACAAGCTGGCTTCGGCTAGGTAAAAACATGGTataagaattttcaaatttaaaaatgtctACACTTTACAGTCTCCTTAGTTTGTATAATGCAACTGTAGCAGCTATAACAGCTATGGACACTTCTATTCCCGAGGAAAAGCCTCCAATGAAAATGCTTTTGTAGTCATCATTTCCTTTACAGTCGTACTGTGTAGatacttttgttttaattgtcgttgctgtgatataaatgttggtttCAAAATGTTTCCTCATTTCTTACTatcatttgaattaaaaaaaatataaaagaagaaatgtatGGCATTAAGACATATAACTTAATGATCCTTGATATCTTCTTCAAAGTAGCTACGAAGAAATGTAGGCTAATTTCAATGATACCTATAGAGAACAGTTtccattataaataaatattctggAAGGAATGATTAAAGGTATGCTTAAGAAATGTTGTGTTGATATATGTATCAGACATGCTTCAGATATGATGTACATTCTGTAAGATATATTcaaaaattattgttttgtttacgtACTGAATTCAGTTTAGCGTATTAATTGACGTCTGTTGAAATATTCATCACTTGTAAGAGTAGGATTATAATCAACatgaatgaaattttttaaataaattgtattttcgtTTGTTTATAATATAATCACCTTCATGCTTCACAGTTGTTTTGCTTGTAGCAGCAATCATATCGCATTTGTCTCCATCGTATCCGTCCTTACATCCATGTTTATATGTCCCGTTGCTTCTTTAGCATAATTGTGATAAGCTGCTTTTAATACAACCGCTAGAGCAAGACTGATCACAAACAGGACCCTAGAAATTATGTTCACATCCATTCAAACAATATGCATCGTTTAGTCTACACATTTGTTTACCTTCTTCTTTTATACATGACGGATTGCAAGCCACATTACAATTAACAGGGTAATAGTCACCTTTACATTGTTGACAAATGTCACTATTACTTTTATTGCATGTCAAACATTTATCCGAACACTTCACAGAACATCTTTCACCCGTCCATCCTGCATTGCAGCTTTCTAAACATATTCCATCGTCATCACAATATGTAGAACATTCTTAAGAACAGCTAGTTATATTTAGTATGCATGTATTGCCATTAAACCTGGATCCGTCAGGGCAATCTGTGCATATCGAAGCACCATCATGGACTTCGAACTGATTGCAATTTTGAATAGCACAATAATTTGAACAGATTAATCCTAATGAGCAACTAATACAGTGAAGAAAGGGTATTCCATTTAAATGAAACTGATAC is a genomic window of Mercenaria mercenaria strain notata chromosome 18, MADL_Memer_1, whole genome shotgun sequence containing:
- the LOC123538963 gene encoding multiple epidermal growth factor-like domains protein 10 isoform X1, whose protein sequence is MALDARQLVLLLALFTDVVMTECSAGCNSCSGSTCLKCESSYYLSNGFCSPCPKDCTSCNGYDYCTSCKPGKWGSDNQCQFTCSNNCYNKECHNDTGYCVQCKPGLYGPQCEHYCSICTDDLCDLRRCTHGCKQGYFEYKTETESICQICPTDCRNCNNVRTCQVCNDGFHLYQFHSNENMFVHCVSCSLGSNCLNYCAIQNCNKCEVHDGALVCADCPEGYRFNGKTCILNTTSCSQECSSYCNDDGICLGSCNAGWTGERCSGKCSDKCLTCDKSNSGICQQCKGDFHTVNCNTACNPSCITEKGKQRCRLVDGYCLNGCEHNFWGPDCDQSCSNGCIDNGLTSICERNNGTCKHGCKDGYSGDKCDITFTRKTTIVSKASTTTQKQVSTQCDCKENVVCKSNFVEGFFSGLGTSVVVAVITVTLFQIRRRYVAKKLKSQQDSKKTIEMPTYYNEDIRHTYETQEAATGTSNYEKLGNTRNTDNVYNDLETTTVH
- the LOC123538963 gene encoding multiple epidermal growth factor-like domains protein 10 isoform X2; amino-acid sequence: MALDARQLVLLLALFTDVVMTECSAGCNSCSGSTCLKCESSYYLSNGFCSPCPKDCTSCNGYDYCTSCKPGKWGSDNQCQFTCSNNCYNKECHNDTGYCVQCKPGLYGPQCEHYCSICTDDLCDLRRCTHGCKQGYFEYKTETESICQICPTDCRNCNNVRTCQVCNDGFHLYQFHSNENMFVHCVSCSLGSNCLNYCAIQNCNKCEVHDGALVCADCPEGYRFNGKTCILNTTSCSQECSSYCNDDGICLGSCNAGWTGERCSGKCSDKCLTCDKSNSGICQQCKGDFHTVNCNTACNPSCITEKGKQRCRLVDGYCLNGCEHNFWGPDCDQSCSNGCIDNGLTSICERNNGTCKHGCKDGYSGDKCDITFTRKTTIVSKASTTTQKQVSTQCDCKENVVCKSNFVEGFFSGLGTSVVVAVITVTLFQIRRRYVAKKLKSQQDSKKTIEMPTYYNEDIRHTYETQEAATGTSNYEKLGNTRNTDNVYNDLETTVQ